One genomic region from Electrophorus electricus isolate fEleEle1 chromosome 23, fEleEle1.pri, whole genome shotgun sequence encodes:
- the spag17 gene encoding sperm-associated antigen 17 isoform X1, with amino-acid sequence MASKRAKSGTAAPVGRSWETELTAAVFDEESWRASVSVVVGENEMCVSALKQAVQQPLRRLFTLLSWESTLEKIHELGNPKAKKNKDVPVFYEVTELAKSALDAGEALSVDLTAKLVKFQLLAIKSSDLQQREALQRVAEEKVRILMGTGSSAREKSGPPAKGAAKGEKGKKTSEDPPPIKETKLKRRGEEDYTDKYIDDEPDDGPHHYVLITGFHQPCLISALDSLGVHVSNVIRLRSDRPERSDAPQELTAPDTPQPATEQQNGAALSGGEKQDLDVFWDQLNWVLNSGGVGSTLWDVARLDYRVEPSLLPPDPGSSVAMQALGMALFQGVACLLYDSLDWRRQHQHYLRCMRLIPVPVAGGAESLPHPQAPQTQTPQITKKKPVAKESPAEAQRTAVREPACLSTDVDMRLYRSLLDPLPVLVQSVALILHCMLEQVVTAEQEVLSGSNDSEQCSDWSEQELTSYMLSSVLSLPRSEEEKRKLMEDFGMREHNQMKSAERHPTLLYYHDHRARRLHQLPVWSGLDVFSIEAAMMEKTVLWDRLMSEHRDCTSTDLARRHQLLQTCSDDSLSCSTVQRLLQLYVFESMPLITTDANGHLIRPLPGSLTPLPWDDPVAYAQHLYRNLRRTQGSSRDVTGGEDQKVENDVSAAHLQKTLTRRLRDRHCTEHHSPAIFPQVLEKACEEYRCTDVLHSGVNNATFLICHNPMSSERCSRESWEGSVHTDVGFRWHFLEHVAMSYQEEQRQQQRGDSGTPRRLPSARTHTNPEAPVVWSGPEDAEPHVRQGSLKAWKQQVKEEELHKNTRKEGKGTPSAKGGDRGARENRKIQSKTPEFAKQPEGDLETPQENKPVLIGYNMDGRVVQVRGETQCLYPTDGGHISVDRVHFVQGSTQLRVCVKKDHHHFYTYVSQQQRQNSRDAQGQSGCFYGVLHSGIQLSYSGTPLTTETGPMETGAMETGAMETRATETRFIPPTHTQQADECGCGNSAPLRLHLSLPTGLQISFGFEETEGGQAVLVRQQAPPAGHGSSTALLSKHTELSRTITGLGTVIRHMRDGSTEVLFADGTVSGSPDSGPVCVLVPSSAAQEDRDTHTESKDRKGKVTSKSTTGTDLMEPLKEEHRRPLVVAGGSWTTTTPSGFRVASTGGGRREVSPVRTYRATDPFSQSVVITRDNRVLSVLEKDGTIAVDHADGTRMTTFYQQRDLPQHQSSAGGSTECRREKIVRVESGGLTTVTVNCDSRNCEVLFGDGTVVTASARGSYRVCPSGGGELHIGEDGLAVYCSNPGGLGPEGDQPGQYVMSHSAGVLCRFTDPDGNLYQVSADGQASIRTSRDTELERDTEKGTSSQDTHPPRSSRGARICGHGAVLVLSDRMFVMAQDGSGTELLSAQSVAELLNEAYSDPAVAVIRDPLPDTTDVVGITILQPFPADLSSHWLIPKQQDDIIPANLKSRKWDTFPVSGKHRRAQTGAVLGGEGARTRMGPDPQTPAALLARQISKHPPLTHQLHGKLQEKLLVYIEQLVQKERLKDEIELKEPRTVQERVQQSQLLQLLLSLPDSQRRPVTMETRPLSADVVSLYSQAMLAECPLTHPQEQDTSERPCVLTECDSFAPGPVVEVLANRNRDVCGRAGLRNTGWTSRSRGDVSTPYETTSSPHTSTQSCRRC; translated from the exons ATACACGAACTGGGCAAtccaaaggcaaaaaaaaacaaagatgtcCCTGTATTTTATgag GTGACAGAGTTGGCCAAGTCAGCTCTGGATGCAGGAGAAGCGCTCTCTGTGGACCTGACAGCTAAGCTGGTGAAGTTTCAACTACTGGCCATTAAGAGCAGTGACCTGCAGCAGAGGGAAGCgttacagaga GTTGCGGAGGAGAAGGTCAGGATACTGATGGGCACGGGCTCTTCTGCTCGAGAGAAAAGCGGGCCACCGGCCAAGGGTGCAGCTAAAGGTGAAAAGGGCAAAAAGACTTCTGAGGATCCGCCCCCCATCAAAGAAACCAAACTCAAacgcagaggagaggaggactaCACAGATAAATACATCG aCGATGAACCAGATGACGGCCCTCACCACTACGTCCTGATAACAGGGTTCCACCAGCCGTGTCTGATCTCAGCATTAGACTCCCTGGGGGTCCACGTGTCCAATGTTATCAGACTGAGATCCGACAGGCCAGAGAGATCTGATGCTCCTCAGGAACTGACGGCACCCGACACTCCCCAGCCTGCCACTGAGCAACAGA ATGGTGCAGCCCTGAGCGGGGGTGAGAAGCAGGATCTGGACGTGTTCTGGGATCAGCTGAACTGGGTGCTCAACAGTGGTGGTGTGGGCTCCACACTCTGGGACGTAGCGAGGCTGGACTACAGGGTGGAACCAAGCCTGCTACCCCctgatccaggcagcagtgtggCCATG caagcCCTGGGCATGGCCCTGTTTCAGGGCGTGGCATGTTTGCTGTATGATAGCTTGGATTGGAGAAGGCAGCATCAGCACTATCTCAGATGCATGCGACTGATTCCTGTGCCGGTGGCAGGTGGAGCCGAgtccctccctcacccccag GCTCCACAAACTCAAACCCCACAAATCACAAAGAAGAAGCCAGTGGCTAAGGAGAGTCCTG CAGAAGCACAGCGCACGGCAGTTCGAGAGCCTGCGTGTCTCAGCACTGATGTGGACATGAGGCTGTACCGGAGTCTGCTGGACCCGCTCCCGGTGCTGGTCCAATCTGTGGCCCTCATATTACACTGCATGctggaacag GTAGTGACTGCAGAACAGGAAGTTCTATCTGGATCAAATGATTCTGAGcagtgctctgattggtcagagcAGGAGCTAACCAGTTACATGCTGTCATCTGTGCTGAGCCTGCCACGTTCAGAGGAGGAGAAACGG AAACTGATGGAGGATTTTGGGATGAGGGAGCATAATCAAATGAAGAGTGCAGAGAGACATCCTACCCTGCTGTATTACCATGACCACAGAGCGAGGAGACTTCACCAGCTCcct GTGTGGAGTGGGTTGGATGTGTTCAGTATAGAAGCAGCCATGATGGAGAAGACTGTATTGTGGGACAGGCTGATGTCTGAACACCGTGACTGTACCAGTACAGACCTAGCCAGGCGACACCAGCTTCTCCAGACCTGCTCTGATG attctCTGAGCTGCTCTACAGTTCAGAGACTACTGCAGCTGTATGTGTTTGAGAGCATGCCTCTGATAACGACAGATGCTAACGGTCACCTCATACGACCTCTGCCGGGGTCGCTGACCCCTTTGCCCTGGGACGACCCCGTCGCCTACGCACAACACCTCTACAGGAACCTTCGCAGGACACAAG GGTCTTCAAGAGACGTCACGGGAGGTGAAGACCAGAAG GTAGAAAACGACGTGTCTGCAGCGCATCTGCAGAAGACGCTGACTCGGCGCTTGAGAGACCGGCATTGCACGGAACACCACAGTCCCGCAATCTTCCCACAG GTCCTAGAGAAAGCGTGCGAGGAGTACAGATGCACAGACGTGCTCCACAGTGGCGTTAACAACGCCACCTTCCTCATTTGCCACAATCCCATGAGCTCGGAGAGGTGCAGCAGGGAATCATGGGAAGGCTCTGTCCACACTGACGTTGGATTCAGGTG GCATTTCCTGGAACATGTGGCCATGAGCTaccaggaggagcagaggcagcAGCAACGAGGAGACTCAGGGACGCCGAGACGTCTCCCGTCCGCCCGGACGCACACCAAcccag AAGCACCTGTGGTCTGGTCCGGCCCCGAGGACGCCGAGCCTCACGTACGACAGGGTTCTCTCAAA GCGTGGAAGCAAcaggtgaaggaggaggagcttcaCAAAAACACCAGGAAGGAGGGAAAGGGAACGCCCTCTGCTAAGGGCGGAGACAGGGGCGCCCGAGAGAACAGGAAGATTCAGTCCAAAACACCAGAATTTGCCAAGCAGCCAGAGGGCGACCTTGAGACACCCCAAGAAAACAAACCC GTTCTTATAGGCTACAATATGGACGGTAgggtggtccaggtgagaggagagacacagTGTCTTTACCCCACAGACGGAGGCCACATTAGTGTGGACAGAGTTCACTTTGTACAAG GCTCAACAcagctgagagtgtgtgtgaaaaaagacCACCATCACTTCTACACATATGTCTCAcaacagcagagacagaacagCAGAGACGCtcagg GTCAGTCAGGTTGTTTCTATGGAGTCCTGCACAGCGGCATTCAGCTCTCTTACAGCGGCACGCCACTGACCACGGAGACGGGACCCATGGAGACAGGAGCCATGGAGACCGGAGCCATGGAGACCAGGGCCACAGAGACGCGCTTTAtacccccgacacacacacagcag GCAGACGAGTGTGGGTGTGGCAACAGCGCCCCCCTCAggctccatctctccctccccactgGCCTCCAGATCAGCTTTGGGTTTGAGGAGACAGAAG GAGGCCAGGCTGTACTGGTCAGGCAGcaagcgccccctgctggccatgGATCTTCCACTGCGctcctctccaaacacactgaGCTCTCACGCACCATTACTGGCCTCGGTACAGTCATTAGACACATGAGAGATGGCTCTACTGAG GTGCTGTTTGCAGATGGTACGGTCAGTGGTAGTCCAGACTCCgggccagtgtgtgtgctggttccTAGCTCCGCCGCACAGgaggacagagacacacacaccgagagcaAAGACAGGAAGG GAAAGGTCACCTCTAAGTCCACTACGGGGACAGACCTGATGGAGCCCCTCAAGGAGGAGCACAggcgccccctggtggtggcAGGTGGCTCCTGGACCACCACCACCCCGTCTGGCTTCAGGGTGGCGTCCACTGGGGGTGGACGGAGGGAGGTGTCGCCCGTCCGGACCTACCGTGCCACAGATCCCTTCAGTCAGAGC GTTGTGATCACCAGGGACAACCGAGTCCTGTCTGTGCTGGAGAAGGATGGGACAATCGCAGTGGACCACGCAGATGGAACTAGAATGACCACCTTCTACCAGCAGAGGGACCTCCCACAGCACCAGAGCTCAG cagggggcagcactgAGTGCAGAAGGGAGAAGATTGTGAGGGTGGAGAGTGGTGGGCTCACCACAGTGACTGTGAACTGTGACAGCAGAAACTGTGAGGTTCTCTTTGGGGATGGAACCGTTGTCACCGCTAGTGCCCGCGGGTCCTACAGG GTGTGTCCCAGTGGGGGCGGTGAGCTTCATATTGGTGAGGATGGTCTGGCTGTGTACTGCTCTAATCCAGGTGGACTTGGACCTGAAGGAGACCAGCCTGGTCAGTATGTCATGAGCCACAGTGCAGGTGTGCTCTGTCGGTTCACTGACCCAGACGGAAATTTGTATCAG GTCTCTGCTGATGGCCAGGCCTCCATCAGGACCTCCAGAGATACCGAGcttgagagagacacagagaaagggacGAGCTCTcaggacacacacccaccccg CAGTTCACGCGGTGCTCGGATTTGTGGCCATGGAGCTGTCCTTGTCCTCTCTGACAG GATGTTCGTGATGGCTCAGGACGGCTCAGGCACAGAGTTGCTCTCTGCTCAGTCTGTCGCGGAGCTTCTGAACGAGGCATATTCAGACCCTGCGGTGGCTGTGATCCGTGATCCTCTACCAGACACAACAG ACGTGGTGGGAATCACAATCCTCCAACCCTTCCCTGCAGACCTGAGCTCCCATTGGCTTATACCTAAACAACAGGATGACATCATTCCAGCCAACCTGAAATCCAGGAAATGGGACACGTTCCCTGTCTCTGGG aAGCATCGCAGGGCTCAGACAGGAGCGGTTCTGGGTGGAGAGGGAGCCAGAACCCGGATGGGTCCAGACCCACAGACGCCTGCGGCTCTGCTCGCACGCCAGATCTCCAAACACCCACCACTGACTCACCAGCTCCACGGAAAACTGCAGGAGAAACTCCTG GTGTATATAGAGCAGCTGGTGCAGAAGGAGAGGTTGAAGGATGAGATAGAGTTGAAAGAGCCTCGGACTGTCCAGGAGAGAGTCCAGCAAAGTCAGCTCCTACAGCTCCTACTg TCTCTGCCTGACTCACAGCGTCGTCCAGTTACCATGGAGACAAGGCCTCTGTCTG CAGACGTGGTCTCCCTGTACTCTCAGGCTATGCTAGCTGAGTGTCCCCTCACTCACCCACAGGAGCAGGACACATCAGAGCG GCCCTGCGTTCTGACTGAGTGTGACAGCTTCGCCCCAGGTcctgtggtggaggtgctggcCAACAGAAACAGGGATGTGTGTGGAAGAGCAGGGTTACGCAACACAG GCTGGAcctccaggagcagaggagaTGTCTCCACGCCCTACGAAACCACATCATCACCCCATACTTCCACCCAGAGCTGCAGGAGATGCTAA
- the spag17 gene encoding sperm-associated antigen 17 isoform X2, with protein sequence MASKRAKSGTAAPVGRSWETELTAAVFDEESWRASVSVVVGENEMCVSALKQAVQQPLRRLFTLLSWESTLEKIHELGNPKAKKNKDVPVFYEVTELAKSALDAGEALSVDLTAKLVKFQLLAIKSSDLQQREALQRVAEEKVRILMGTGSSAREKSGPPAKGAAKGEKGKKTSEDPPPIKETKLKRRGEEDYTDKYIDDEPDDGPHHYVLITGFHQPCLISALDSLGVHVSNVIRLRSDRPERSDAPQELTAPDTPQPATEQQNGAALSGGEKQDLDVFWDQLNWVLNSGGVGSTLWDVARLDYRVEPSLLPPDPGSSVAMQALGMALFQGVACLLYDSLDWRRQHQHYLRCMRLIPVPVAGGAESLPHPQAPQTQTPQITKKKPVAKESPAEAQRTAVREPACLSTDVDMRLYRSLLDPLPVLVQSVALILHCMLEQVVTAEQEVLSGSNDSEQCSDWSEQELTSYMLSSVLSLPRSEEEKRKLMEDFGMREHNQMKSAERHPTLLYYHDHRARRLHQLPVWSGLDVFSIEAAMMEKTVLWDRLMSEHRDCTSTDLARRHQLLQTCSDDSLSCSTVQRLLQLYVFESMPLITTDANGHLIRPLPGSLTPLPWDDPVAYAQHLYRNLRRTQGSSRDVTGGEDQKVENDVSAAHLQKTLTRRLRDRHCTEHHSPAIFPQVLEKACEEYRCTDVLHSGVNNATFLICHNPMSSERCSRESWEGSVHTDVGFRWHFLEHVAMSYQEEQRQQQRGDSGTPRRLPSARTHTNPEAPVVWSGPEDAEPHVRQGSLKAWKQQVKEEELHKNTRKEGKGTPSAKGGDRGARENRKIQSKTPEFAKQPEGDLETPQENKPVLIGYNMDGRVVQVRGETQCLYPTDGGHISVDRVHFVQGSTQLRVCVKKDHHHFYTYVSQQQRQNSRDAQGQSGCFYGVLHSGIQLSYSGTPLTTETGPMETGAMETGAMETRATETRFIPPTHTQQADECGCGNSAPLRLHLSLPTGLQISFGFEETEGGQAVLVRQQAPPAGHGSSTALLSKHTELSRTITGLGTVIRHMRDGSTEVLFADGTVSGSPDSGPVCVLVPSSAAQEDRDTHTESKDRKGKVTSKSTTGTDLMEPLKEEHRRPLVVAGGSWTTTTPSGFRVASTGGGRREVSPVRTYRATDPFSQSVVITRDNRVLSVLEKDGTIAVDHADGTRMTTFYQQRDLPQHQSSAGGSTECRREKIVRVESGGLTTVTVNCDSRNCEVLFGDGTVVTASARGSYRVCPSGGGELHIGEDGLAVYCSNPGGLGPEGDQPGQYVMSHSAGVLCRFTDPDGNLYQVSADGQASIRTSRDTELERDTEKGTSSQDTHPPRSSRGARICGHGAVLVLSDRMFVMAQDGSGTELLSAQSVAELLNEAYSDPAVAVIRDPLPDTTDVVGITILQPFPADLSSHWLIPKQQDDIIPANLKSRKWDTFPVSGKHRRAQTGAVLGGEGARTRMGPDPQTPAALLARQISKHPPLTHQLHGKLQEKLLVYIEQLVQKERLKDEIELKEPRTVQERVQQSQLLQLLLSLPDSQRRPVTMETRPLSADVVSLYSQAMLAECPLTHPQEQDTSERFAPGPVVEVLANRNRDVCGRAGLRNTGWTSRSRGDVSTPYETTSSPHTSTQSCRRC encoded by the exons ATACACGAACTGGGCAAtccaaaggcaaaaaaaaacaaagatgtcCCTGTATTTTATgag GTGACAGAGTTGGCCAAGTCAGCTCTGGATGCAGGAGAAGCGCTCTCTGTGGACCTGACAGCTAAGCTGGTGAAGTTTCAACTACTGGCCATTAAGAGCAGTGACCTGCAGCAGAGGGAAGCgttacagaga GTTGCGGAGGAGAAGGTCAGGATACTGATGGGCACGGGCTCTTCTGCTCGAGAGAAAAGCGGGCCACCGGCCAAGGGTGCAGCTAAAGGTGAAAAGGGCAAAAAGACTTCTGAGGATCCGCCCCCCATCAAAGAAACCAAACTCAAacgcagaggagaggaggactaCACAGATAAATACATCG aCGATGAACCAGATGACGGCCCTCACCACTACGTCCTGATAACAGGGTTCCACCAGCCGTGTCTGATCTCAGCATTAGACTCCCTGGGGGTCCACGTGTCCAATGTTATCAGACTGAGATCCGACAGGCCAGAGAGATCTGATGCTCCTCAGGAACTGACGGCACCCGACACTCCCCAGCCTGCCACTGAGCAACAGA ATGGTGCAGCCCTGAGCGGGGGTGAGAAGCAGGATCTGGACGTGTTCTGGGATCAGCTGAACTGGGTGCTCAACAGTGGTGGTGTGGGCTCCACACTCTGGGACGTAGCGAGGCTGGACTACAGGGTGGAACCAAGCCTGCTACCCCctgatccaggcagcagtgtggCCATG caagcCCTGGGCATGGCCCTGTTTCAGGGCGTGGCATGTTTGCTGTATGATAGCTTGGATTGGAGAAGGCAGCATCAGCACTATCTCAGATGCATGCGACTGATTCCTGTGCCGGTGGCAGGTGGAGCCGAgtccctccctcacccccag GCTCCACAAACTCAAACCCCACAAATCACAAAGAAGAAGCCAGTGGCTAAGGAGAGTCCTG CAGAAGCACAGCGCACGGCAGTTCGAGAGCCTGCGTGTCTCAGCACTGATGTGGACATGAGGCTGTACCGGAGTCTGCTGGACCCGCTCCCGGTGCTGGTCCAATCTGTGGCCCTCATATTACACTGCATGctggaacag GTAGTGACTGCAGAACAGGAAGTTCTATCTGGATCAAATGATTCTGAGcagtgctctgattggtcagagcAGGAGCTAACCAGTTACATGCTGTCATCTGTGCTGAGCCTGCCACGTTCAGAGGAGGAGAAACGG AAACTGATGGAGGATTTTGGGATGAGGGAGCATAATCAAATGAAGAGTGCAGAGAGACATCCTACCCTGCTGTATTACCATGACCACAGAGCGAGGAGACTTCACCAGCTCcct GTGTGGAGTGGGTTGGATGTGTTCAGTATAGAAGCAGCCATGATGGAGAAGACTGTATTGTGGGACAGGCTGATGTCTGAACACCGTGACTGTACCAGTACAGACCTAGCCAGGCGACACCAGCTTCTCCAGACCTGCTCTGATG attctCTGAGCTGCTCTACAGTTCAGAGACTACTGCAGCTGTATGTGTTTGAGAGCATGCCTCTGATAACGACAGATGCTAACGGTCACCTCATACGACCTCTGCCGGGGTCGCTGACCCCTTTGCCCTGGGACGACCCCGTCGCCTACGCACAACACCTCTACAGGAACCTTCGCAGGACACAAG GGTCTTCAAGAGACGTCACGGGAGGTGAAGACCAGAAG GTAGAAAACGACGTGTCTGCAGCGCATCTGCAGAAGACGCTGACTCGGCGCTTGAGAGACCGGCATTGCACGGAACACCACAGTCCCGCAATCTTCCCACAG GTCCTAGAGAAAGCGTGCGAGGAGTACAGATGCACAGACGTGCTCCACAGTGGCGTTAACAACGCCACCTTCCTCATTTGCCACAATCCCATGAGCTCGGAGAGGTGCAGCAGGGAATCATGGGAAGGCTCTGTCCACACTGACGTTGGATTCAGGTG GCATTTCCTGGAACATGTGGCCATGAGCTaccaggaggagcagaggcagcAGCAACGAGGAGACTCAGGGACGCCGAGACGTCTCCCGTCCGCCCGGACGCACACCAAcccag AAGCACCTGTGGTCTGGTCCGGCCCCGAGGACGCCGAGCCTCACGTACGACAGGGTTCTCTCAAA GCGTGGAAGCAAcaggtgaaggaggaggagcttcaCAAAAACACCAGGAAGGAGGGAAAGGGAACGCCCTCTGCTAAGGGCGGAGACAGGGGCGCCCGAGAGAACAGGAAGATTCAGTCCAAAACACCAGAATTTGCCAAGCAGCCAGAGGGCGACCTTGAGACACCCCAAGAAAACAAACCC GTTCTTATAGGCTACAATATGGACGGTAgggtggtccaggtgagaggagagacacagTGTCTTTACCCCACAGACGGAGGCCACATTAGTGTGGACAGAGTTCACTTTGTACAAG GCTCAACAcagctgagagtgtgtgtgaaaaaagacCACCATCACTTCTACACATATGTCTCAcaacagcagagacagaacagCAGAGACGCtcagg GTCAGTCAGGTTGTTTCTATGGAGTCCTGCACAGCGGCATTCAGCTCTCTTACAGCGGCACGCCACTGACCACGGAGACGGGACCCATGGAGACAGGAGCCATGGAGACCGGAGCCATGGAGACCAGGGCCACAGAGACGCGCTTTAtacccccgacacacacacagcag GCAGACGAGTGTGGGTGTGGCAACAGCGCCCCCCTCAggctccatctctccctccccactgGCCTCCAGATCAGCTTTGGGTTTGAGGAGACAGAAG GAGGCCAGGCTGTACTGGTCAGGCAGcaagcgccccctgctggccatgGATCTTCCACTGCGctcctctccaaacacactgaGCTCTCACGCACCATTACTGGCCTCGGTACAGTCATTAGACACATGAGAGATGGCTCTACTGAG GTGCTGTTTGCAGATGGTACGGTCAGTGGTAGTCCAGACTCCgggccagtgtgtgtgctggttccTAGCTCCGCCGCACAGgaggacagagacacacacaccgagagcaAAGACAGGAAGG GAAAGGTCACCTCTAAGTCCACTACGGGGACAGACCTGATGGAGCCCCTCAAGGAGGAGCACAggcgccccctggtggtggcAGGTGGCTCCTGGACCACCACCACCCCGTCTGGCTTCAGGGTGGCGTCCACTGGGGGTGGACGGAGGGAGGTGTCGCCCGTCCGGACCTACCGTGCCACAGATCCCTTCAGTCAGAGC GTTGTGATCACCAGGGACAACCGAGTCCTGTCTGTGCTGGAGAAGGATGGGACAATCGCAGTGGACCACGCAGATGGAACTAGAATGACCACCTTCTACCAGCAGAGGGACCTCCCACAGCACCAGAGCTCAG cagggggcagcactgAGTGCAGAAGGGAGAAGATTGTGAGGGTGGAGAGTGGTGGGCTCACCACAGTGACTGTGAACTGTGACAGCAGAAACTGTGAGGTTCTCTTTGGGGATGGAACCGTTGTCACCGCTAGTGCCCGCGGGTCCTACAGG GTGTGTCCCAGTGGGGGCGGTGAGCTTCATATTGGTGAGGATGGTCTGGCTGTGTACTGCTCTAATCCAGGTGGACTTGGACCTGAAGGAGACCAGCCTGGTCAGTATGTCATGAGCCACAGTGCAGGTGTGCTCTGTCGGTTCACTGACCCAGACGGAAATTTGTATCAG GTCTCTGCTGATGGCCAGGCCTCCATCAGGACCTCCAGAGATACCGAGcttgagagagacacagagaaagggacGAGCTCTcaggacacacacccaccccg CAGTTCACGCGGTGCTCGGATTTGTGGCCATGGAGCTGTCCTTGTCCTCTCTGACAG GATGTTCGTGATGGCTCAGGACGGCTCAGGCACAGAGTTGCTCTCTGCTCAGTCTGTCGCGGAGCTTCTGAACGAGGCATATTCAGACCCTGCGGTGGCTGTGATCCGTGATCCTCTACCAGACACAACAG ACGTGGTGGGAATCACAATCCTCCAACCCTTCCCTGCAGACCTGAGCTCCCATTGGCTTATACCTAAACAACAGGATGACATCATTCCAGCCAACCTGAAATCCAGGAAATGGGACACGTTCCCTGTCTCTGGG aAGCATCGCAGGGCTCAGACAGGAGCGGTTCTGGGTGGAGAGGGAGCCAGAACCCGGATGGGTCCAGACCCACAGACGCCTGCGGCTCTGCTCGCACGCCAGATCTCCAAACACCCACCACTGACTCACCAGCTCCACGGAAAACTGCAGGAGAAACTCCTG GTGTATATAGAGCAGCTGGTGCAGAAGGAGAGGTTGAAGGATGAGATAGAGTTGAAAGAGCCTCGGACTGTCCAGGAGAGAGTCCAGCAAAGTCAGCTCCTACAGCTCCTACTg TCTCTGCCTGACTCACAGCGTCGTCCAGTTACCATGGAGACAAGGCCTCTGTCTG CAGACGTGGTCTCCCTGTACTCTCAGGCTATGCTAGCTGAGTGTCCCCTCACTCACCCACAGGAGCAGGACACATCAGAGCG CTTCGCCCCAGGTcctgtggtggaggtgctggcCAACAGAAACAGGGATGTGTGTGGAAGAGCAGGGTTACGCAACACAG GCTGGAcctccaggagcagaggagaTGTCTCCACGCCCTACGAAACCACATCATCACCCCATACTTCCACCCAGAGCTGCAGGAGATGCTAA